A stretch of Paenibacillus sp. URB8-2 DNA encodes these proteins:
- a CDS encoding exodeoxyribonuclease III has protein sequence MKLVSWNVNGLRACVNKGFNEYFADCDADIFCVQETKLQEGQITLDHGDKYRQYWNYAVKKGYSGTAVFTKKEPLSVTLGLEGEEETEGRVITLEFGDFYLVNAYSPNARRDLSRLEYRLAWEERFRAHLQRLDKHKPVVICGDLNVAHQEIDLKNPKSNNGNSGFTPEERQKMTELLEAGFIDTFRHLHPDVKDAYSWWSYMPKVRERNVGWRIDYFLVSARLAPAVEDARIECAVMGSDHCPVVLELNTSTVPL, from the coding sequence ATGAAGTTAGTATCGTGGAACGTCAACGGGCTGAGAGCCTGTGTGAACAAAGGATTTAACGAGTATTTCGCGGATTGCGACGCGGATATCTTCTGCGTGCAGGAAACGAAGCTCCAGGAAGGGCAAATCACGCTCGACCACGGTGATAAATACCGGCAGTATTGGAATTACGCTGTCAAGAAGGGGTATTCCGGAACCGCGGTGTTTACCAAAAAAGAGCCTTTGTCCGTCACCCTAGGGCTGGAAGGTGAAGAGGAGACGGAAGGAAGAGTCATCACGCTGGAATTCGGTGATTTCTATCTGGTCAACGCCTACAGTCCCAATGCCCGGCGCGACCTGTCGCGGCTGGAGTACCGACTGGCATGGGAGGAGCGTTTCCGAGCGCATTTGCAGCGTCTGGACAAGCATAAGCCGGTCGTGATATGCGGCGATTTGAACGTGGCTCATCAGGAGATCGATTTGAAAAATCCGAAATCCAACAACGGCAATTCCGGCTTCACGCCCGAGGAGCGGCAAAAGATGACCGAGCTGCTGGAAGCGGGGTTTATCGATACGTTCCGCCATCTTCATCCCGATGTGAAGGACGCATATTCCTGGTGGTCCTATATGCCGAAGGTCCGGGAACGGAATGTGGGCTGGCGTATTGACTATTTTCTCGTGTCCGCAAGGCTGGCTCCGGCTGTTGAGGATGCGCGGATCGAGTGCGCGGTCATGGGCAGCGATCATTGTCCGGTCGTGCTGGAGCTGAACACGTCCACGGTTCCATTGTGA
- a CDS encoding aminopeptidase, with translation MAFFEQMLEKYADLVVKVGVNIQPGQVLMVHAPLETAELTRLIVAKAYEAGAKYVMMDWDDEAITRIRYEKAPDDSFGYYPQWHADMLEKFAEEGGAILHIKVPDPELLRGIDSAKVSAAVKAAAVARQKYQVYTRNSRISWSLVKAPTRAWADKVFADLPEEERIDAMWEAIFQMNRVEADGDPVAAWREHIVRLKERQDKLNAKRYRSLHYRAPGTDLRVELPEGHLWRAAGGENERGVYFVANMPTEEVYSMPHRTGVNGTVSSTLPLNLNGRLVDGIKLTFKDGKVTEFDASTGREHLASLLETDEGASYLGEVALVPHDSPISRLNRIFYNTGIDENASCHFALGSAYPVNIEGGTKLSRDELLARGVNVSLTHVDFMIGSPELDIDGELPDGTIEPVFIKGNWA, from the coding sequence ATGGCTTTTTTTGAACAAATGCTGGAAAAATATGCGGACTTGGTCGTCAAGGTGGGGGTGAATATCCAGCCCGGGCAGGTGCTGATGGTTCACGCGCCGCTGGAGACCGCCGAGCTGACCCGGCTGATTGTGGCCAAAGCCTATGAGGCGGGCGCCAAATACGTCATGATGGATTGGGACGATGAGGCCATAACCCGTATCCGTTACGAGAAAGCGCCGGATGATTCCTTCGGCTATTACCCGCAGTGGCATGCGGATATGCTGGAGAAATTCGCAGAGGAAGGGGGAGCCATTCTGCATATCAAAGTGCCCGATCCGGAACTGCTGCGCGGCATCGATTCCGCCAAAGTATCGGCTGCGGTAAAAGCGGCGGCGGTCGCCCGCCAGAAGTACCAGGTGTACACCCGCAACAGCCGGATCAGCTGGTCGCTGGTCAAAGCGCCCACCCGGGCCTGGGCGGATAAGGTATTCGCCGACCTGCCGGAAGAAGAGCGGATTGACGCCATGTGGGAGGCCATCTTTCAGATGAACCGCGTGGAAGCGGACGGCGATCCCGTCGCAGCCTGGCGGGAGCATATTGTTCGTCTGAAAGAAAGACAGGACAAGCTGAACGCCAAGCGTTACCGCAGTCTGCACTACCGCGCCCCGGGCACCGATCTGCGCGTTGAACTGCCTGAAGGGCATCTGTGGCGGGCCGCGGGAGGCGAGAATGAGCGGGGCGTCTATTTTGTCGCCAATATGCCGACGGAGGAAGTATACTCCATGCCTCACCGTACAGGCGTGAACGGAACGGTAAGCAGCACGCTGCCGCTTAATCTGAACGGTCGGCTTGTGGACGGCATAAAGTTGACCTTCAAGGATGGCAAGGTGACGGAATTTGACGCTTCGACAGGCCGCGAGCATCTGGCTTCGCTGCTGGAGACGGACGAAGGCGCGTCCTACTTGGGCGAGGTGGCGCTGGTGCCGCATGATTCGCCGATTTCCCGGCTGAACCGGATCTTTTACAATACCGGCATTGACGAGAATGCTTCCTGCCACTTCGCGCTTGGCAGCGCGTACCCTGTCAACATCGAGGGCGGGACAAAGCTGAGCCGGGACGAACTGCTGGCCAGAGGCGTTAACGTCAGCCTGACCCATGTGGATTTTATGATTGGGTCCCCGGAGTTGGATATTGACGGCGAACTGCCGGACGGAACGATTGAACCGGTGTTCATAAAAGGAAACTGGGCGTAA
- a CDS encoding helix-turn-helix domain-containing protein → MEQTLCYRRRAEPARPSPITGEVEARIIALACSEPPKGYARWTIRLLTRRVIELNILESVGRETIRTTLKTKLKPHLKNNGAFPPNRAVNSSLGWKTS, encoded by the coding sequence CTGGAGCAAACGCTCTGTTACCGCCGCCGTGCTGAACCGGCACGCCCTTCACCGATCACCGGTGAGGTGGAAGCCCGAATTATTGCATTAGCCTGCTCTGAGCCTCCAAAAGGGTATGCGCGCTGGACGATTCGTTTGCTAACGCGCCGAGTCATTGAGCTGAATATTTTAGAATCGGTCGGACGAGAAACCATTCGGACGACTTTAAAAACGAAACTTAAGCCTCACCTGAAAAACAATGGTGCATTCCCGCCAAATCGAGCAGTGAATTCGTCGCTCGGATGGAAGACGTCTTAG
- a CDS encoding IS630 family transposase, whose protein sequence is MPAKSSSEFVARMEDVLETYALPYDPEIPLICMDEQPIQLLDHSRPPQPMKPGQVLREDYEYVRKGSCSLFLFTEPLAGWRHVQASERRTKSDWALQIQELLEVHYPEAKRVRLVMDNLNTHTISSLYETFPPEQALALAKRLEIHYTPKHGSWLNIAEIELSVMTIQCLNRRITSIEELQGEVSAWETERNRIQKSVDWQFTTEQARGKLKHLYPEI, encoded by the coding sequence ATTCCCGCCAAATCGAGCAGTGAATTCGTCGCTCGGATGGAAGACGTCTTAGAGACCTATGCCCTGCCTTATGACCCTGAAATCCCGCTCATTTGTATGGATGAACAGCCGATCCAGCTGCTCGATCATTCGCGCCCACCGCAACCTATGAAGCCAGGACAGGTTCTGCGAGAAGACTACGAGTATGTTCGCAAAGGCAGCTGCAGCCTGTTTCTGTTCACGGAGCCGCTCGCCGGGTGGCGTCACGTGCAGGCTTCGGAAAGACGCACAAAATCCGATTGGGCTCTGCAGATCCAAGAACTGCTGGAGGTCCACTACCCAGAGGCGAAACGGGTTCGGCTCGTGATGGATAACTTGAATACCCATACGATCTCGTCCTTGTATGAAACCTTTCCGCCTGAACAGGCGTTGGCTTTGGCAAAACGGCTAGAGATCCATTATACCCCTAAGCATGGAAGTTGGTTAAACATTGCTGAGATAGAACTCAGTGTAATGACGATCCAATGCCTGAACCGCCGAATCACCTCTATTGAAGAATTGCAGGGCGAGGTGTCCGCTTGGGAAACCGAACGCAACCGAATTCAGAAATCTGTCGATTGGCAATTTACCACGGAGCAGGCACGAGGCAAGTTAAAGCATTTGTATCCTGAAATTTGA
- a CDS encoding ATP-binding protein: protein MDILMKDHPFGQIVSITGMSVTIEIYQDILANNLEQEKVLEAGKNIKLNVGTVGDIFLVGGPSTHNIMHFGIFEEIKLVSSFEQDPYGLHRSTEPKNKAIAVAKVIGYQDLKVKNELKFMRGAGHYPKFNAKCHLLSPEEKKQLFALNEGAGITIGKASGVQEEDISIHIDKFLGKHSVILGSTGSGKSCTVASIMQNVLKSHPYSHVVFFDPHDEYDNAFPNKRGSYKVNKIDSVDLHTPYWLLNFDEFQSVFLGEVDLYKNSNGIRILKETIVSLKEREQEKIKATVGEIAKVNINAPLYFSFADELLPTLIRLNKRTIWSSDNEPAIDLSTGDFLPSSGNTNIPRDGKMDKVHQDKNYYGELDQVIEKLQSIYSDRRYQFLFPNNFDVSTSFYRFMESLLSVPSGGKTTQLTIFDLSTLPSEVMPIIIGVISRICFEYKLWDPSPKKLPLYLVFEEAHNYIPKESNSITRLPKKYLGRIAKEGRKYGINQLIISQRPSDLCETIVSQCSNFFVLRVTNPNDQAFINQVLPDHLNTLSSMIPFFQNGECLVAGECVTIPTKVIITPPSPEPNSSDVGFSSIWKRRLNNYNVRDTIHRWWDVE from the coding sequence ATGGATATTTTAATGAAGGATCATCCATTTGGACAAATTGTTTCGATTACTGGCATGAGCGTGACCATAGAAATTTATCAAGATATCTTAGCAAATAACTTGGAACAAGAAAAAGTATTAGAAGCAGGAAAAAATATCAAGCTCAATGTAGGAACTGTTGGAGATATTTTTCTAGTTGGTGGGCCTTCAACTCATAATATAATGCATTTTGGTATTTTCGAGGAAATCAAGCTGGTTTCATCATTTGAACAAGATCCATATGGGCTCCATAGAAGCACTGAACCAAAAAATAAGGCTATTGCAGTTGCAAAAGTAATTGGTTATCAAGATTTAAAAGTAAAGAACGAACTAAAGTTTATGCGCGGAGCGGGGCATTATCCAAAATTTAATGCGAAATGTCATTTATTATCTCCCGAGGAGAAGAAACAGCTTTTTGCCTTAAATGAAGGCGCTGGGATAACAATTGGAAAAGCATCTGGTGTTCAGGAAGAGGATATTTCCATTCATATAGACAAGTTTCTTGGAAAACATTCTGTGATTTTGGGTTCAACAGGATCAGGGAAATCATGTACTGTGGCCAGTATCATGCAAAATGTCCTGAAAAGTCATCCTTACAGCCATGTTGTATTTTTTGATCCGCATGATGAGTATGATAATGCTTTTCCAAATAAAAGGGGCAGCTATAAAGTAAATAAGATTGATTCTGTAGATCTTCACACTCCGTATTGGCTATTAAATTTTGATGAATTTCAGTCTGTTTTTCTTGGTGAAGTGGACCTTTACAAGAATAGCAACGGTATCCGTATTCTGAAAGAAACCATAGTATCGTTAAAAGAACGTGAACAAGAGAAAATAAAAGCAACTGTTGGGGAGATTGCCAAGGTAAATATTAACGCTCCGCTCTATTTCTCATTTGCAGATGAATTATTACCTACTTTAATTAGATTAAATAAAAGGACAATCTGGAGTTCTGATAACGAACCTGCTATCGACTTAAGTACAGGTGATTTTTTGCCCAGTTCTGGCAATACCAACATTCCTAGAGACGGTAAGATGGACAAAGTTCATCAAGATAAAAATTATTATGGAGAACTCGACCAAGTAATTGAAAAACTACAAAGTATATATTCAGATCGACGATACCAATTTTTGTTTCCTAATAACTTTGATGTCTCGACTTCATTCTATAGATTTATGGAAAGTTTATTGTCCGTTCCATCTGGTGGCAAAACAACTCAACTGACTATATTTGATTTATCTACACTGCCTTCAGAAGTTATGCCAATCATCATCGGGGTCATATCTCGTATATGCTTTGAGTATAAATTATGGGATCCTAGCCCAAAAAAACTACCACTATATCTTGTTTTTGAAGAAGCTCATAATTACATACCTAAAGAGTCGAATTCTATAACACGACTGCCTAAAAAGTATTTAGGTAGAATTGCAAAAGAAGGGCGTAAGTACGGAATTAACCAGCTAATCATTAGTCAAAGACCATCCGATCTATGTGAAACGATTGTATCCCAGTGTTCCAATTTTTTTGTTCTTCGGGTGACTAATCCCAATGATCAAGCTTTTATAAATCAAGTGCTTCCAGATCATTTAAATACATTATCGAGCATGATTCCCTTTTTTCAAAATGGAGAGTGCTTGGTTGCGGGAGAATGTGTCACTATACCTACTAAGGTTATTATCACTCCACCTTCTCCTGAACCAAACTCGAGTGATGTTGGATTTAGTTCGATCTGGAAGAGAAGGCTTAATAATTATAATGTGAGAGACACAATTCATCGTTGGTGGGATGTCGAATAA
- a CDS encoding ATP-dependent nuclease, protein MSYFIKQISIEHYRGVKNKQVLLLSKRNHATFIVGPNNSGKSLLARLVRIFQYNLDGQVKNTMKFAAEKITDNDFYNLDTSNPIVMDFTIDNSNLVHYQDPNLNKLVKFDETEMVIQIHKCGKQYLGNICIGIDGVRSHIATNKNQSLEIAFNTEFLNSVGINDEEVVKICNALYSIFQGSILVFDPIRAFDRAGEDSITVSGYELVNWLNETEHLSEKRTAKDKVKQYIEKQLHLDSPVAVSSNVNQKELRFTFSGNMELSSREVGTGYTMLYILLMELVRNKKMLIIIDEIESHLQPGIVREVMKVIKQIGSAQFIISTHSPIAIETATEEDYLYRSQKIEGACSFSGFFKHVGSDPSGSRISREICNELGVLPGDVLLSNSVIWVEGPSEVFWLRTWIKTYCEYLISQGKLNTYLLEGLHYSLLMTGGSTISHYSFEEAVISLDDIEEDTLLKVLKVNPNPFVVIDSDRTTKDSQKYKRFIRIAKELNRQNRTHYLLNDCVIDNEDNIESQTDQIPNLWILSGRELENYTHPELLKKFYSQREQHPSSQISGSLSVSDWDVFSSSEGAGRILESRGLTGVAAKSGTIKHKDELARYIYNNFEVKHLLKQSIIPQPNAAMIDDLIKGLDKIIAYIKKVNYL, encoded by the coding sequence ATGTCGTATTTTATAAAGCAAATTTCCATTGAGCATTATAGAGGAGTAAAGAATAAACAAGTCCTTTTGCTATCAAAAAGAAACCATGCAACATTTATTGTCGGACCGAATAACTCTGGAAAATCGTTATTGGCTAGGCTCGTTCGGATATTTCAATACAATTTGGATGGACAAGTCAAAAATACGATGAAGTTTGCCGCGGAGAAGATAACAGATAACGATTTTTACAACTTAGATACGAGCAACCCCATTGTCATGGATTTTACTATTGATAATTCTAATCTCGTACATTATCAAGATCCGAATTTAAATAAATTGGTGAAGTTTGATGAAACGGAGATGGTCATTCAAATTCATAAATGCGGCAAGCAATATTTAGGGAATATCTGTATAGGTATAGATGGAGTCCGTTCACATATAGCTACAAATAAAAACCAATCTCTTGAAATAGCATTTAATACGGAGTTTTTAAATAGCGTTGGAATTAACGACGAAGAAGTTGTGAAGATATGCAATGCTTTATATAGCATATTTCAAGGAAGTATACTGGTATTCGACCCAATTCGAGCTTTTGACCGTGCAGGTGAAGACAGTATAACCGTAAGTGGGTACGAGCTTGTGAATTGGTTGAATGAAACGGAGCACCTTTCTGAGAAAAGAACCGCAAAAGATAAAGTGAAGCAGTATATTGAAAAGCAACTTCATCTGGATTCACCTGTTGCGGTCTCATCAAATGTTAATCAGAAAGAACTGAGGTTCACCTTTAGCGGTAATATGGAGTTGTCGTCGAGAGAAGTCGGAACAGGGTATACGATGTTGTATATTTTGTTAATGGAACTTGTTCGTAATAAAAAAATGTTAATAATTATAGACGAAATTGAAAGTCATCTGCAGCCAGGCATTGTTAGAGAAGTAATGAAAGTTATAAAACAAATTGGAAGCGCTCAGTTTATTATTTCTACCCACTCACCTATTGCAATAGAGACAGCGACAGAAGAAGATTATTTATATCGTTCTCAAAAAATTGAAGGAGCATGTTCATTTAGTGGTTTTTTCAAACATGTCGGGTCAGATCCTTCGGGTTCTAGAATTTCTAGAGAGATTTGCAATGAATTAGGTGTGCTCCCGGGCGATGTTTTATTGAGTAATAGTGTTATCTGGGTTGAGGGCCCATCTGAAGTTTTTTGGCTTCGAACCTGGATCAAAACCTATTGTGAATATCTAATTAGTCAAGGCAAGCTGAACACTTATTTATTGGAGGGGCTGCATTACTCACTACTTATGACAGGCGGTAGTACAATCTCCCATTATTCTTTCGAGGAAGCTGTAATTTCGCTTGATGATATTGAAGAAGATACGTTATTAAAAGTGCTTAAAGTAAACCCAAATCCTTTCGTAGTAATCGATTCTGATCGTACAACCAAGGACTCTCAAAAATACAAGCGATTCATAAGGATTGCAAAAGAATTAAACAGACAGAATCGGACGCATTACCTATTAAATGACTGTGTTATTGATAATGAAGATAATATCGAAAGTCAAACTGATCAAATTCCAAATCTTTGGATTTTGTCCGGAAGAGAACTAGAAAACTATACTCATCCTGAACTCCTAAAAAAATTCTATTCTCAAAGGGAGCAGCATCCTTCATCCCAAATTAGCGGATCTTTGTCAGTATCTGATTGGGATGTATTTTCCTCCTCCGAAGGGGCGGGTCGCATATTAGAAAGCAGAGGGCTTACTGGAGTGGCTGCAAAAAGCGGTACTATTAAGCACAAAGATGAACTTGCTAGGTACATATATAACAACTTTGAAGTTAAGCATTTATTAAAGCAAAGCATTATTCCACAGCCCAATGCTGCAATGATTGATGATCTTATTAAAGGTTTGGATAAAATCATTGCGTATATAAAAAAGGTTAATTACTTGTGA
- a CDS encoding IS630 family transposase (programmed frameshift) codes for MAEEHKAAAILEIKAAMKINKDLRMHERYQTILLLLLGESYERISEVTGRTVATLYNYSKAYREQGMQGLQIGRPPGRHRLLTAEQEQQVYEVITNQTPEDQGFPSQMNWTSPLVRKWIEQKWNIRYSDRGTRDLLYRLKLSFTKPTYTLAKADPQKQEEFKEHFQELKKLLAGRIDRILFEDESMIRDYQALSRTWFPKGQQKIIPTYGKHWGAKLIGTLDYESGEVFCVQEEQYTAKEFLSFLERVLEKYEGDRIVMILDNARIHHADLIQPFLKEHQAKLTLVYLPPYSPNLNMIEELWGWLKSSVIHNVFFDSVQKIRKVVQGFIRLINETPAATVERLCLQF; via the exons GTGGCAGAAGAACACAAAGCAGCAGCCATTCTGGAAATCAAAGCCGCGATGAAAATAAACAAAGATTTACGGATGCACGAAAGGTATCAGACGATCCTCCTGCTGTTACTTGGCGAATCCTACGAACGAATTTCCGAAGTGACAGGACGAACGGTTGCGACCTTATATAACTACAGCAAAGCTTACCGAGAGCAAGGGATGCAGGGGCTACAAATCGGACGTCCTCCAGGACGACATCGCTTGTTAACTGCTGAACAAGAGCAACAAGTGTATGAAGTGATAACGAATCAAACGCCCGAGGATCAAGGATTTCCTTCCCAGATGAACTGGACTTCTCCACTCGTTCGGAAATGGATCGAACAAAAGTGGAATATTCGGTATTCGGATCGAGGGACACGAGACCTTTTGTACCGTTTGAAGCTTAGCTTTACGAAGCCGACCTACACACTGGCTAAAGCAGACCCACAGAAACAAGAAGAATTCAAAGAACACTTTCAGGAGTTA AAAAAACTCCTCGCTGGGCGCATCGACCGGATTCTGTTTGAAGATGAGTCCATGATCCGGGATTACCAAGCGCTTTCTCGTACCTGGTTTCCCAAGGGGCAGCAAAAAATCATTCCCACCTACGGCAAGCATTGGGGAGCGAAGCTGATCGGGACGCTGGATTATGAATCCGGCGAAGTGTTTTGCGTACAAGAAGAACAGTATACCGCCAAAGAATTCTTGTCCTTTCTGGAACGCGTCTTGGAAAAGTATGAAGGCGACCGAATCGTGATGATTTTGGACAATGCACGAATTCATCACGCAGACCTCATCCAGCCTTTTTTAAAAGAACATCAAGCCAAACTCACCTTGGTTTATTTGCCTCCGTATAGTCCGAATTTGAACATGATTGAAGAATTGTGGGGCTGGTTAAAATCATCCGTAATTCATAATGTCTTCTTCGACTCGGTACAAAAAATTCGCAAAGTTGTTCAAGGATTTATCCGTTTGATTAATGAAACGCCCGCTGCCACAGTTGAACGCTTATGTCTTCAATTCTAA
- a CDS encoding methyl-accepting chemotaxis protein, whose protein sequence is MKYLYTLNRTENGGRTSYLYMVDAAPADAAEDDFSPLGSVEDNDYPEMVKAFAGTAEYGDLSRDEYGATVSAYVPFYDREGRLLGIMGADLDATNVYESMAASRRMMLIAGAAILLASLALVYALAKFLTTPLKRLAREMLRVGDGDLTVAVPVTRRDEIGRLASAFDSLVSGTRTVIEGIKDGTERLLTSSSEVSEYSKRTAAASTDISDRMREAASGAQTQAMQTVEMCRAMEEMTSGVQRIAESAAEAAELSASTTSAAQEGRLSVAGSVEQMNRITGMTEEMAAAARRLAVRSEEIGGISAFMTDIAGQTQLLALNAAIEAARAGEHGRGFAVVAEQVRKLADQSQISLEAASRIAGEIRTGTAELAEIMEQGAAEARRGRTLVNEAGSAFGEIVAGIARVSDRLQEISSSSQEMSATSEELAASVGELEAISRTASEHFRNVAASSEDQLGSMKEVSLESERISVMAAELRMLIGRFITS, encoded by the coding sequence TTGAAATATTTATACACCTTGAACAGGACGGAGAACGGCGGCAGGACCTCTTACCTCTATATGGTGGATGCAGCGCCGGCGGATGCTGCGGAGGATGATTTTTCACCGCTTGGCTCGGTGGAGGACAACGACTATCCCGAAATGGTGAAGGCTTTTGCGGGAACGGCCGAATATGGAGATTTGTCCCGGGATGAGTATGGGGCGACGGTATCCGCTTATGTCCCTTTTTATGACCGGGAGGGACGGTTGCTCGGCATAATGGGAGCTGATTTAGATGCGACGAATGTCTATGAATCGATGGCCGCTTCCCGGAGAATGATGCTGATTGCCGGAGCCGCAATTCTGCTTGCAAGCCTCGCGCTCGTTTACGCGCTGGCCAAATTTTTAACCACTCCGCTGAAGAGGCTAGCGCGCGAGATGCTTCGGGTCGGAGATGGCGATCTAACCGTGGCCGTGCCCGTTACCCGCAGAGATGAAATCGGAAGACTGGCTTCCGCCTTTGACTCCCTGGTTAGCGGCACCCGGACGGTGATCGAAGGGATTAAGGACGGAACGGAGCGGCTGCTCACGTCCTCCTCAGAGGTGAGCGAGTACTCGAAACGTACAGCGGCAGCCAGCACGGATATATCCGACCGGATGCGGGAAGCGGCGTCCGGAGCCCAGACGCAGGCGATGCAGACGGTGGAGATGTGCCGGGCGATGGAGGAAATGACTTCCGGCGTGCAGCGCATTGCCGAATCAGCCGCTGAGGCGGCGGAATTGTCGGCAAGCACAACGAGCGCGGCTCAAGAAGGCAGACTCTCAGTCGCAGGAAGCGTGGAGCAGATGAACCGAATCACCGGCATGACGGAGGAAATGGCCGCCGCCGCCCGTAGGTTGGCGGTTCGTTCGGAAGAAATCGGCGGAATCTCCGCCTTCATGACGGACATTGCCGGGCAAACTCAGCTGCTGGCTCTTAACGCTGCGATCGAAGCGGCCAGGGCGGGCGAGCACGGACGGGGTTTTGCCGTTGTCGCGGAGCAGGTGCGGAAGCTTGCTGATCAGTCGCAGATTTCGCTTGAGGCCGCGTCCCGGATTGCTGGGGAAATCCGGACGGGAACGGCTGAGCTGGCGGAAATCATGGAACAGGGAGCGGCTGAAGCAAGGAGAGGCAGGACTCTGGTCAACGAAGCGGGCAGCGCCTTTGGAGAGATAGTGGCCGGGATCGCTCGCGTGTCAGACCGGCTTCAGGAGATTTCTTCCTCCTCGCAGGAAATGAGTGCGACCTCTGAGGAGCTTGCGGCATCGGTTGGCGAGCTGGAGGCAATATCACGGACGGCATCGGAACATTTCCGCAATGTGGCGGCTTCCTCGGAAGATCAACTTGGATCGATGAAGGAGGTCAGCTTGGAGTCGGAAAGGATCAGCGTCATGGCGGCCGAACTCCGGATGCTGATCGGAAGGTTCATTACCTCATGA
- a CDS encoding TetR/AcrR family transcriptional regulator, producing the protein MAKRSYDSERVRQDVLSEAEGLFSRKGYTATSIADISKVTGHSKGHIYYHFKSKEELFVALAQQTMRKWGERWQERALTCSSPSEKLYAIADFVMNNYQQDLLKAGQELASLPGVQPSTVQALYGLGLSLLLSPPSHAPLII; encoded by the coding sequence GTGGCCAAGAGAAGCTATGACAGCGAGCGTGTCCGTCAGGATGTGCTGAGTGAAGCCGAAGGGCTGTTCTCCCGGAAAGGGTACACCGCCACTTCGATCGCCGATATTTCCAAGGTAACCGGGCACAGTAAGGGGCATATTTATTATCACTTCAAGAGCAAAGAGGAGCTGTTCGTTGCTTTGGCGCAGCAGACCATGCGGAAATGGGGGGAGCGCTGGCAGGAGCGCGCTTTGACTTGTTCCTCTCCTTCGGAGAAGCTGTACGCAATTGCTGATTTCGTCATGAACAACTATCAGCAGGATCTGCTGAAAGCGGGCCAGGAGCTGGCCTCGCTTCCCGGTGTACAGCCGTCGACTGTACAGGCGCTCTATGGATTGGGGCTTAGCCTGCTGTTAAGCCCACCGAGCCATGCGCCCTTGATCATTTAA
- a CDS encoding glycosyltransferase encodes MKNPKAPQSLGVGAFNLVKRSAYEQIGTHAAFSYNTTDDATLGKRIKQAGCHQDAAYGTRMIAVWNWYESLGQLIGSVEKSVFSFRNALPTSLSCILTMLYPWAGLLYRSGGAPFSNL; translated from the coding sequence GTGAAAAACCCTAAAGCGCCGCAATCGCTTGGCGTTGGAGCTTTTAATCTGGTCAAGCGCAGCGCGTACGAACAAATCGGAACACATGCAGCTTTCTCCTATAACACAACGGACGACGCGACGCTCGGCAAACGGATCAAACAGGCGGGCTGCCACCAGGATGCCGCTTACGGAACCCGGATGATCGCCGTCTGGAACTGGTATGAGAGTCTGGGACAATTAATCGGAAGTGTAGAAAAATCGGTGTTCAGCTTTCGGAATGCCCTGCCCACTTCTTTATCCTGTATACTGACGATGCTGTATCCCTGGGCCGGTCTTCTTTATCGGTCCGGGGGTGCCCCTTTTTCAAATCTATGA